A stretch of Clostridium formicaceticum DNA encodes these proteins:
- a CDS encoding ketopantoate reductase family protein: MKYLILGTGGTGGCIGGYLANSGKDVTFIARGTHLKAMKEKGLIVYSSRKGEIKLKNVKVFSNDEILEKFDVIFVCVKGYSLYEAISMVKKASHEKTVIIPILNALNIGEKLEEALPEVTVLDGCVYVSAYISAPGEITQGIKIFRVVFGARENKKVSMEVLHKIQADLVESGIEGIVSNNIKRDIFRKFSFTSAYAATGAYFGVVAGELQKEGSCREMFIALLKELESVAHALGIGLGTDLVEENLDILAGLTSDTTASMQKDIQAGKSSEKDELIFDVVRIGKKYGVDLPNYKKIADHFGYIEIV; encoded by the coding sequence ATGAAATACTTAATATTGGGAACAGGCGGGACAGGAGGATGTATCGGAGGATATTTAGCTAACAGCGGAAAAGATGTCACATTTATTGCAAGAGGCACTCACCTAAAAGCTATGAAAGAAAAAGGACTCATTGTTTATTCATCACGAAAAGGTGAAATAAAGCTAAAAAATGTAAAGGTATTCAGTAATGATGAAATACTCGAAAAGTTTGATGTAATTTTCGTATGTGTTAAAGGGTACTCGTTATATGAGGCTATTTCTATGGTAAAAAAAGCTTCTCATGAGAAAACGGTAATAATTCCAATTTTAAATGCATTAAATATAGGAGAAAAATTAGAGGAAGCTTTGCCGGAAGTAACCGTCTTGGATGGTTGTGTTTATGTGAGTGCATATATATCAGCCCCTGGTGAAATTACACAGGGTATCAAAATTTTTCGCGTTGTTTTTGGGGCTAGAGAGAACAAAAAGGTTTCCATGGAGGTATTACATAAAATACAAGCAGACCTCGTAGAATCAGGAATAGAAGGGATTGTTTCAAACAATATAAAACGTGATATATTTAGAAAATTTTCCTTTACATCTGCTTATGCAGCTACTGGTGCATATTTTGGTGTTGTAGCTGGTGAGTTACAGAAGGAGGGGAGTTGCAGAGAGATGTTCATAGCTCTCCTTAAGGAACTAGAAAGTGTTGCACATGCATTAGGCATAGGGCTCGGCACCGATCTAGTGGAGGAAAATTTGGATATTTTAGCTGGACTTACTTCAGATACTACAGCTTCAATGCAAAAGGATATACAGGCAGGTAAAAGTAGTGAAAAAGATGAACTTATATTTGATGTTGTACGCATTGGAAAAAAATATGGTGTTGATCTCCCCAACTATAAAAAAATAGCAGATCATTTTGGTTATATAGAAATCGTATAA
- a CDS encoding bifunctional helix-turn-helix transcriptional regulator/GNAT family N-acetyltransferase produces MNSAHKSLIHTIRRFNRFYTNILGLLDHHMLDSEFSLSEARVLYEIAHIENCTSKKLIEKLSIDPGYLSRIIKRFEKSGMTYRVQSTEDGRLYYLYLTDRGKETLLRLDELSDRQIFQMIFRLQEEKQKKLVEGMEVIENLLSAKPILTEENTEAKVNIRCDLKPGDVGYLIHLHGWIYAKECGYNHIFEGYVCKTFYDFFENYHPEKDKFWFAEVKGNMIGAIAIVGHSAKKAQLRWFILHPKFRGMSIGNRLLNEAIQYCREKGYQSVFLETTEEQKTAIRMYEKVGFRKVAERENHGWGKNLLEQTFELNLL; encoded by the coding sequence ATGAATTCAGCCCATAAGTCTTTGATTCATACCATTCGTAGGTTTAATCGATTTTATACTAATATTCTTGGACTTTTAGATCATCACATGCTGGATAGTGAATTTTCTCTATCGGAAGCTCGCGTGCTATATGAAATTGCACATATAGAAAACTGTACTTCTAAAAAGCTAATTGAGAAGCTAAGTATTGATCCTGGCTATCTAAGTAGAATTATAAAGCGCTTTGAAAAATCTGGGATGACCTACAGGGTGCAATCCACAGAAGATGGGCGATTATATTATCTTTATTTAACAGATAGGGGAAAAGAAACACTTTTACGTTTGGATGAATTGTCGGATAGACAAATTTTTCAGATGATTTTTCGATTACAGGAGGAAAAACAAAAGAAGTTGGTGGAGGGTATGGAGGTGATTGAAAACTTACTATCAGCAAAACCTATACTTACTGAAGAAAATACTGAAGCAAAGGTGAATATCCGTTGTGATCTGAAGCCAGGAGATGTAGGATATCTTATTCATTTACATGGCTGGATATATGCTAAAGAATGTGGTTACAACCATATATTTGAAGGGTATGTCTGCAAGACCTTCTATGATTTTTTTGAAAATTATCATCCAGAAAAGGACAAGTTTTGGTTTGCTGAAGTAAAGGGAAATATGATTGGTGCCATTGCAATTGTCGGACATTCAGCTAAAAAAGCTCAGTTACGGTGGTTCATCCTACATCCGAAGTTTAGAGGAATGAGTATTGGTAATAGACTGTTGAATGAAGCCATACAGTACTGTAGGGAAAAAGGATATCAAAGTGTATTTTTAGAGACTACTGAAGAGCAAAAAACAGCTATTAGGATGTACGAGAAGGTGGGGTTTAGAAAGGTGGCAGAGCGTGAAAATCATGGATGGGGCAAGAATTTGCTTGAGCAAACCTTTGAATTAAATTTGCTATAA